Within the Rhea pennata isolate bPtePen1 chromosome 19, bPtePen1.pri, whole genome shotgun sequence genome, the region AAAAGGACCCTGTACACATTTATATCAATTCTAGTACCTTACAAGTTTAGCTACCCAACAAGTCATTAACATACAGAAACATGCATGAGAAGCAAGAAAGATCACCCATCCCTTCTGCATATTAGCAACTTGTCACTCCTGAGCAACAAGGCTCACATCACTGAGGTTTATGTGAACAGTCACTTTTAGCATTCATCCTGAGTGAAAGATGGAATGACTTAAGTACAAATGCAACATTATAAAcaatttcttacaaaaaaagtcacaaattaaaaccaaagtattttacagaatttactACAAAACACCATAAAAACAGCCTTCACTTAAGCCCTCTCCCCCCGTATCCTGCGAGCCAACTGGATATCTTTGGGCATGATGGTGACTCTCTTGGCATGGATGGCGCACAGGTTTGTGTCTTCAAACAGACCCACCAGATATGCTTCACTGGCCTCCTGTTTCAAGAGGACAAGAAGAAACGTCATTAGCAACCCTCAGCAAAGCGCACTCCCTGCCGCGAGCGTCAAGGCCCAGCAGGCTGGCAGCAATACCTGCAGTGCACCGATGGCCGCACTCTGGAACCTCAAGTCTGTTTTGAAATCCTGGGCGATTTCCCTGACCAGCCGCTGGAAGGGCAGCTTGCGGATCAGCAGCTCCGTGGACTTCTGGTAACGGCGGATCTCGCGGAGGGCCACGGTGCCCGGCCTGGGAGGAGGAAGCGGCGTGAGCCAGACTGGGGGCGgcaccgggcagggccgggctgGGCCAGGCCGTCCCGGCGGCCTTACCTGTAGCGATGAGGCTTCTTAACGCCACCGGTAGAGGGGGCGCTTTTCCGGGCCGCCTTCGTGGCCAGCTGCTTGCGCGGAGCCTTCCCCCCGGTGGACTTGCGGGCGGTCTGCTTTGTACGGGCCATTTTTCTTTACTCACCTACGGGGACAGGCAAGCGTGATACAGGGCCCAGCTCTCCCGACCCGCGCGGCAGCACGACTACCAGGCCCGGCCCAGCGGTAAGAATCCGGATCCCTTCCCCCACCTCAAGCCCCAGAGGCGGCAGATGCCGGCtggctgcccccctcccccgtcGCCGAGGCGGGCAGGTGGCCAGTGGCCTCCCCCGGGAGAAGGAGGAGTCACGGCCCCCCCACACCCCCGCTCCGCGCCGTGTGGAGCGGCCCAGCCGCTCCCCAGCCCAGGGGAAGTGGACTGAGTCACgccgcctcctcttcctctcaggCAGCCCCAgagcggggggggagggggagcagcCGCGGCTCCAGGCACGTAGGCAAGGCCTGGCCTGCCCGCTAAGGGGGAAAGGAATCGGCCAAGGCCCGCGTAGCGCTGCCACCCACTGCCGATCGCGCCCGGCGTCCGCGACTCACCTTTCAGAGAAGAAGGAAGCGCTGGTGCCGGTATCCGAGCACACCGAAGCCTGCGCCGCTCCTGCCACAACCTGCTCCACTGCCAGCCACCCCCTCACtgcgccctccccgccgcggggacCCGCGTTTTATAGCGGGGGCGGCACACGGCGCGGTGACCTCACAATGCCTGGAAACAGCGCGCCGTTCCATTGGCCGGGACCTCCGCCGGCGCTGTGCCGTCATAAGACACAAAGGCCGTGCTCCGGTTTCTCGGCGCTGATTGGGCACATGTCCGGCCGCTGATTGGTTGTTAAAGTAGCCGCCTGATTGGGCACTGTGAGGTGAGAAGAAGCCAATCAGCGGCGGGCGGGAGCTCTGCGCGCTGATTGGACGAAAAGGGGCACGGTTTGGATCCTACCCTTTGTTGCAAAGCTCCACAATGGGAAGTCAATAggagcggggcgagcggcggcggggcgcggcggggcggcgggctcCCCCCGGGCtcgccccgggcgggcggcgcggccgctggcgcggcggcgaggggggctcggccgccgccgccgcctcccggtCCGCCTCCCCCCTCCGCCGCCTCGCTCCA harbors:
- the LOC134149144 gene encoding histone H3.3A — protein: MARTKQTARKSTGGKAPRKQLATKAARKSAPSTGGVKKPHRYRPGTVALREIRRYQKSTELLIRKLPFQRLVREIAQDFKTDLRFQSAAIGALQEASEAYLVGLFEDTNLCAIHAKRVTIMPKDIQLARRIRGERA